The sequence TGAgaagaaatatttaattaacatgATATTTTCTAAATATCAAATTAATATCAAACTAAACATTCAAAGTTCTGAAATTATTACATTGAATAAATGAAACCTGTTCAGGAAGCCATGTGTCAAGTGTAGCAGATCTCACCTACAAGAATATGAAAATGATCCAACAATGAGAGACATGATAGTTGGCCACCATTCAATTGCTAGTCAAAAGTCATAAAAGGAAGTACAAAAAGGACAAAGATATTGAAAAACATTACCACCGGGTCCAAAAACTTTTGAAACCAAATGTAACTTCAAACAGAAATAGTCAACTGCTAGACACGATACCGTCATAAGTTGGAAAGAGATTCGattcaaaacatttaaatatcaAGATGCTCTGTCCAATTTCAGATAACATCAATACAAGAGCTGAAGTTTAGaaccaaaaaatatatttctacATCCGAACAGATCTATAAAGAACAGCCACTGTCAATCAGCTACTCTAAAGACACCATAGAAATTAAGTCAGTGTTACCTTGGAGATGTGCACTCCAAGACTTCTGTGGATCCCAGAGCATTGCATGCATATGAAAACACCTAAGTTCACACTTGCCCATCGAGGACCTCTGGATTTCAGAATAAAATGCACATtaagacaaaataataataataataataataataataataataataataataataataataataataataataacacttGAACTtaattcatgaaaaaaaatatgtattataACCATAGATTACACCACAATGCATAATTTTTAATCAGCatagtatttttatttacttttaaagATGATACAAACACATTTAATATATTAGAAATACGCACTTGGTTTTGCAATCAGCACATTCCCTGTTCTCTGGCAATTTAAGAAGTCCTTCCAAAACCTGATAAGAAGATCAATATAATCAAAAGGCATAACAAGAACCTAGGGACGTCACCACTCACCGCTAAGCTAGAAATCCAAGTGCTTTGGGGGAAAGGTAAACCAATCCTCATCGAAATAAATCTATCAACAACATAACAACATAAGTACGAGGAGCAAAATAAATTGAGACAAGCCAAATACAATTACAGATGAATCTTTGCCACAGAACTATCACCAGTCGCAGCTACAAAATACCAGATCAAATCATTCAACAATCTCAAAAAACAAGCCATATTTTATAGCATCAACTTCCATCAAACATGTAACATGCGATTACGGTAAATAGGCCAGGCACTAAGAAACGGAATCTTTCAACAATCAGGCTAGGGCAAATAACATTGATAGTACAACAATCGTAAGAGAAAACCGTAAATCCGAAAACAAAATCAGGACCTTTCGGTGCTTGACATTGAGCTCCTTGGAGACACTCGCTTTCTCATTCATGGCGCTGATTACTTCCAAACCAAAAatagaaagaaacaagtcgaaCAGGAATTGGACGACCTCGATTCGATCTTTTCCTCTCCCCTCTTCCTCCCACCAAGGATTGTCCGATTCAATCACCGGTGCCAAGAATTTGCTGGAGAAAGAGAGGAGAAATGGAGAATACCAACTGCCTTTTCTCCCTTCTCACAATTTCtctctctttattttttttttttctaggccAAGTGCGTGTGAGGTGGAGTCGTTGACGAAACATCATCCACTCTCACGTGTGACATATATGGACGGCGCCATATGAATGGAAAGGCCGCTTAAACAAAATAATTGTATATGATTAGActacttttaagttttattaACACGAATTTTAACACAAAATGTGTGATTTATAAAAATACATCGTCGTATGAGTTCATCtcattatttgattttgtaaaattgatattttatttaatcgtTCTATgaacaaattattatttatatataaaaaatattattttttattctacATGTAGATCGAGTAGATTTATAATACTAAATACATATCATaatattatgtaaaaaaaaaattgatttttaaagttttaaaattttgataagcATGCGCCTAGATATATACTTATTGAATCGGGCAACCGAGTTCGGAGTTTGGTCAATAGACATTAATGGATGTTGATTGACGGGTATATAACACTAGTTGACGAAATTATTTTAAGATTCTTTAGtgataatcatttttttttaatttaatagggATATAATCCATAAGTCAGCAACCACTCTATTAGAGCCAAGAAACTTGCCTGTTTTTTGTCATGGAAGTGGAAGATCGGTGAGAATTTAAAATTCTAGTAACATAAACAACATATAGGATCAGAACTTTGGTTCAAATTTTTTGAattcttttgaaaattttaataattgaaTTAGGAGTCCATATTCCAAAATACATTTTGGTTTTTgtccttttaaaaaattttttatatataaaataaaattttcaccaaataatacTTTTTTTCTAAAATACATATATTTGATCCTTAATTAAATGTTCATTATCCGTCGAAACCAGctcttaattattaattttgtttttcaaataGTTTTATCACGACCTGATTTAAATATGTCAAATCGAATTCTTTTTGTTTTATCTAAAATTATAGTTGATCGCAATGatataactattttttttaaatactttaCAACTTATCAAATGTTGTGGTTCAGTTATTGACAATTATAATGCCCTAACAAAGTAAActtgaaaaataatttatgtaACAAATATTCTAAAGAATTTTAGAACAAAAGAaacttaataataataataataatatctacCTTACAATAATGGCATGAGCTTATATttcattgattttttattttttggaattgGGATatgaaagtattatttttttttattcaagatTCAAGTATTATGGAAATAATTATAATGTATTTATACTCAatagaaattataaaatattgcCCCGAGGCTCAACTACGAACGATCACATGGGCCGATTGGTTAGAATTTTTTAATGGGCCGTATTGGGCTTGACGTGCATTAAATTACTAGGCTTTGATTGGTTGCTTTCAAAAGACTAGAACCCTGGAAGCGGCAAATATTTCCTTTATCCGTTCTCTCGCGCAGGCTTGGAGAAGATCAGAAGAAGATACGATACGATACGAAGCTCTGCTTGGTAACGTTAAATTAGGGCTTTTCATTCCTTAATCAATtcgtttgatttttatttgtaaagATAGACAACTAATTCTTGATGGGTTTGTGTAGGTCGCATTGTCCATGATGGAATCAGGGAGGGTTGGGTTCGGGTTGGAGATCACTAAGAAGCAGATAGGGAATCACGAGAAGAGTGCCGCAGTTCGTGAAGAGATGAAGAGGATGAGCACTCTGCCGGCTAATAGCAGCTACGCCGCCCATCGTTTGAGGGTTTTGCACAAGATACTGAATCTTATATCTCTGCAGGTGTGTGCGCCATGATCGATCATTGTTCAATCATGATTGCCTCGTGTGATTATATCTTTTTACTTGCTATAGATTGTTGATGTTTTTATGAAATGAAAAGCGAGCAGcttttggaaaaataaaaataatgtttcCTAATGGAGTTACAGATACCCCTGCTTAACCATTCTTTGATATACTAAATAATGAAAAACAATTTCATGAACTGTGTTAACTAGAGAGAACCAGAAAAAACTTCCGTTGATTGATTGAATAGTGAAAATAACTAGATAAGCTGTCCGTGTCTGCACCTAGTGATGGTAGTTGTGGGATGGTGTGTTCAAATCTCTTGTTGGAAAACAAGCATAGATAAATCATCTACAATAAATAAGCTTTCCTTGGCTGGGTGGTAGGTGACATTTTAGATCTCTGGTTTATGCTTATTTAATGTCTTATTCTTTCTTTGTTGGCAGAGAACCACatcacaggatgaagagttggaGTTGCTTTTCGCAGGACTTCAGATTTAGAGTGATCTTTTTTCGTGTTGTGCAATACCAGGTTATCTGAATTACATTTATTTAGCCGTTTTAGCTCTTATCTTGAGTTCTATtgacttaattattttaaatggtTGCATTTATAATGCTTTCATCGGTATATTTGCTATTTTCTACCTGTTTTGACTTCTCATGGAAATTTTCTAACTTAGCTTTCCGATGTTTGTTCTTCAACTTCCAGGTTTGAAATCTAGCCAATAACCTTTTTTAACAGAGAGTAGAAAAAGAACCAATTCAAAATGCCCTGAAAAACATTTTCCTTCAACATTCTAAATGTATACTGTGAGCTATTCATTCAATATGCAAGTGCAATTTACTATGGTTATCATGATGTTGGATCCCTTTGTCTACACCAGCTTGTTGGCATTATTCGAACCATGAGCTTGTTATGGCCTTAGGAGGGACCAACTTTGTGGTGCATGACTGCTGATTAGAAAATTTAAAAGTTCAACCCGCTAGAGGATACATGATTTCAAATCTTCGATGGTCCCACATTTATACAGTGATTACTGTGTTCTGATTCCATATGAGTGTTGATCCTTGTCACTTTATTAGATAGACATGAACTTTATGGGTATGTTTCTATTCTGGAGACTCGATTTTTCCATGCCATTTTGGGAGAAAGTCACCAATATTTGAAACACATGCTGATCGAAATTCTGGTGAGGTTGGTGATTCTAATCATGGATGTCAAGTCTCGCCATCCTACTGTTCCTCTAGTAGGATCACAGTCTAGATACCAGCAACGCATGAGAAGTTTGACATCAAATGCTTTTCTTTCATATTTTCATGCTTGCTTATGCAATTCATCACGATTATCTGGAATTGTGATTCAAGAAAGAAATTTGGTTAGAGTTTCCTTAGTTGTAGCGATTCAGTGGCTCTGGTGAAGACTCGTAATATACATATTCTTTGTTTTATAGTGTTCAAGAGGTTTGTCTGATACCCAAGTTGGCTTCGCTCCAGGATATTTAACAGTGGCATGGATCTCAAAAATTGGAACAGTGTAATATTTCAAGACATGGGAAAGCTAGTGAGTGACCTTTGCTTCATGATGCTCAAATGTACATGTACATATGGTATAGTTGTGGAGAGTTTCAGGCTtgtggtatgaaaaaaatttgctTGCTGTTCAGTTGTAACAATTCTGCTCCTATGTCTCGGTAGCATGTGTTATTGGAGGCTAAAATGTGTAAAAAAATGTAACATGAAAATTTCTTCGTGTTTTTTTAGTACATGCTTATGTTTCGTTCCTGTCCGACCGCCTATATAACAGACTATTCAGTTCGAATCTGCGGAACGTTTTGGTTTTAAAAGATAACCGATCAAGGttgacattttaggaaaccctttTTGTCAAATTTAGGTTGTGTTTAGATCAATGAAATTGATTTGAAAGAGTGTTTGATGAATTCATTTTAGATGACATTTTGGATGTATTTAAAATTAACCACagttatgattaaaatttgtGCTAACTTGATGAAAAgtggatttgaaatttatttggaTATTTGTTGATccaaataaattgaaattaattgaaatgaCTAGTTCCAAATCCATTAATTAATCCAAGCGGATGTTGGGATAAAACAACAATCACCGTCCAACTCTCCATATAATTTAATTTCGATATATATAAAAAGTTATTGCTGAATATACAAGCTTTCTAGCCGTATAAActagaaaaattatttattttttgcttCAATTTTTACTTTGTATCTCtaatcaaataataatttatactagcataatcgcacaCACACTGCAATGCATATAAAATCATGTAATATATTTAGTATTATatgttataaataaatattatttttttcaatatttttttaaattattattattttcatttttaaaataatataaaaataaatttaaatgttatcattttatcttatttataatagttaattgagaaaaaaatatagaaatatataaaaataaaatcaaatttatttattcatatagtGTAAAAggcaattttggaaaaaaagttGGTGTCCTCACTCTAAGGTGCTCaactattatatataaaatatatatagtgTAAAGggcaattttgaaaaaaaaaaaagttgttgTCCGGTGCTCAActattatatatagtatatatatatgtaaaaggcaattttgaaaaaaaaaaagttgatgtCCTCATTCTAAGGTGCTCaactattatatataatataaataatatctgAATTCCGCGATATCATATCAAGTTAATCTTTAGATGGTCATTTAACTATATTGAGccaaaaacataaaattttatttttaaaaaaaaccgctCTTGTActtatatgtaaataaatcGAATCAAACCGAATATTGATGGAGTGCAGTGTGTGTTTGCATCGAAATGGGAATTTGGGAGGTAATCGGATCTACAACTGAAGCGGTGAAACGAAACGTGCCTGATCTGACGCCGCTGAAGAACGCAACCAGAGCCTCTTATGATCTTGGCTCCGCCGCCTGCACCAGGATCGATCAGGCCGTCCGTTCAAATGGTTTCCACGGCGTCACCCAATGGATGCCGGAAAATAAAACCATCGGCCTCTATGCCTCCAAATTCGCTAAACACACTGCCCATTATGCTCTCCAGGAAGGCTACAAATTGATCCCTGGTAATTGcttccatattttttttaaaagtttgtcAGTGCTCAAGTTTGTTGTTTGTGTACACAGAGTTTAACTCCTCGGATTTTAGATTCCAACTGTGCGCATGTCTTTTAGTTAAATTTCCTATCTAATTTTTCATAAGAATTCACCAGTCAAATTTATGTGGTGGAACATCGTCTGTTCAAAGAAGAATGtctttagaattaaattattaCACAATAAATTTTAACTGTCGGTAGCTTAGATTGTGCAAAATCCCATACGAACTTGGTACGTTGAACTCATTTTTCtgctaaaatattcaaatcaaatgaaGAAAGGGAAAAGGCTCCACTCTGtctttgtttttttgaaaaaaaataaataaataaatttgtggCTGTTGTATTAGGACATGTATGTAAAACCCATGTTTCTATTTGTAGGTGGAGTTGCAGTTTCTAAGATTTTAACCAGCACGCTCAATGACGTAAAAAAGGAGAATCTTAGAGCTGAAAAACTCCAAGCATCATCACTAGAGAAAGTCGTTACACCCTCGATTAAAGAAATTGTCTTTCACGAGGGATACCCTTTGAAGTTAGCCACCAAGGAAACCCCGGAAGACGTGATCAGAGTCTTTATGATGACAGAATTCTGTGCTACAcgatttttggatgatttgatgGTTCCCAAAGTGACAAGAGGGAAGAAGACAGGGTAGAAAACTCATAACTGGGATGCTTGTGTCGCTCTTAAGAACTTATGCTCAGATTCTACACCGTTTGCGTATGATATGTCACCTTTTGATATCTCTACTTCCTTCACTATGATTATTGGTGATTTACATGTATAATTTTAACGACTGTTTGCGTATGATATGTCACCTTTTGATATCTCTACTTCCTTCACTATGATTATTAGTGACTTACATGTATAATTTTGCTCGTTAAAGGTACATTTTGGCCCCATTTTACTGGTGTACATAATGCATAAGCATAAACTTTGTACGTCAAAAGACACAAATGATTGATACAAGTATACCTTGTGTAATATAGAGAGCCCCGATAAGATGGCATGGATTATTCATCAGGTGGAAATAGAGTTACTTCCTTGTCTCTGTGCAAAGAGAAAATATGTGATACATTGATTTTGTCATAGTATCTCTTCATCGTTTACAACATGAAAACGTGCACTGCTGAATCTTAGATCATTGTAAGAAGCCTTTGTGTGCTGCACAATTATTCCACCAAGTGCATGATGCATTGTTGGCTGAATCACAACAATAAACATCAACTCTAGATCGCTCAATCTACGGTTATGGCAATATGCTTAGGAAGAAAGCAGCCCGAATGCCAGACTATTCGATCTAATGCTAATTGCACAATCTTTTGGTTCTGTAGATGAGAAACGCAATGCAAtgatataaattaataaattattgcCTTTGAGGCAGAGTAACTTAGATATGGAAGTAAAGAAGGAGGTAATGTCTggttttatatttcaaaatccTTAATGCAAATCCACACGAATTGTTTGACTAATTTTCAGATCCACCATTGGTTTTGTATTTCACAATCCTCAATGCAAAAGTCGCTTGGCATACAGTTGTAAGTTGTAACAATTCTACTCCTATCTCTAATATgtgtaaaaattataaaatgaaTATTTCTTcggcttttttttttcttcttccagATTTTCTTGCAGGAAAATCCTATCCGAAAAACCAATCAGGCACCTGTTTAAAAGTAAAAGGAAGTCCTAACCAACTCCACCATATGTTTGTTGTTTATTCACAGAGAATTTAAATGCTCGGATGTTAGATTCCAACTATGCATGTCTTTTAGGTGATTCTCCTTTATCtgattgtatatatatttttcataggAATTCACGAATCAAATTTGTAGTGGAGCATCTTCTATTAAAGAATGTCTttagaattatatttttgaatatGTACATTTAAACACAACAAACATTTTTCTGTTCAAATATTCACATTGAAGATAGAAAGGGAAAAGGCTGGGGCATATCAAATTTGATGGTAATTTCgctgttcaattttttttttggctgtTGTATTAGGAGAGATGCGTAAAGGTATCGATGTTTCTATTTGCAGGTCAAGTTGCGGTTTCTAATGTTATAACCAACACGCTCTCAATGACGTCAAAAACGAGAATCTTGACTCTGGAAAACTCCATGCATCATCACAAAGGAAAGGTGGTAAACCGTCAATTAAAGAAACAATCTCTAGCGAGTGATACCATTTAAATTTGGCCACAAAGGATACCTCAGAAGATGTGATCAGAGTATTTATGTCGACGGAATTCTGTGGTGCACGACTCTTTGATGATTTGATGGCTCTCAAAGTAACAAGAGAAAGAAGACGGTAGAAAACTCATAATTGGGATGCTTGTGTTGCTATTTAGAACTTATACTTGATTCTACACCGTTTGtgcatgatattttatttaagacCTTGTAATTTCTACTTCCTTTTCTATGTTCCGTTTTTTATTGTGAGTGTGGACTTCCTACCCTTGTGACTTCTACGTGTAAGATAATGTTCTctagtgagacggtctcactAATGTGCAATGAATGCACAATGTGTCCTAGTTTGGCTTCTGTATTGGCGACCTTTAAATGTACAACTTTGCTCGTTAAAGGCACGTTTTGGTCCCATTTACTGGTGTACATAATGCATAAGCTGGCATGTTCGTACATCAAATCTTACCAAGAAAGAGGAACAACTCATTGATACAAAAATAGCCAGTGTAATATAGCGAGTCCGATAAGATGGCGTGGATTATTTAACGTACAATACAGAAGCATATAGTTGTCTATGGTTATACACCATACAGTTTCTGGGTCATTGCAGATCACTCTTTCTTCTTGTCGCTTGTTTTTGAAACTGATCCAGAGCGGTATGGTTCGGCGGTGTAGGCATATTGCATTAGTAAAGAGAAGAAAACCATCTCCACTATAACCAAGACATTCTGAAGGGCTTCTTGGAGATGCTCCACATCGAGCCAGAAATGGTTCGATTTAACTATCCCCATTGCTACGAGGATATCAAGCAGGATTCCCTGAAAATAGTTAAAGAACCAGAATCTCATTGATCACGAATGATGATTTGACTGTTAATCTGGGGTTTAGCTAATTGATATGAGAATTTTACCTGCCAGAAGCAGAAGAATACAATGCCTTTGACGCACAAAAATTTTGCAAGTGGCTTATGTGGCGCCAACTCTTTTgcaaaaacatggtaaaacactaCAAGGGAATACAATGCCAACGAAACTGAAGTGT comes from Henckelia pumila isolate YLH828 chromosome 4, ASM3356847v2, whole genome shotgun sequence and encodes:
- the LOC140866849 gene encoding uncharacterized protein, translating into MMESGRVGFGLEITKKQIGNHEKSAAVREEMKRMSTLPANSSYAAHRLRVLHKILNLISLQRTTSQDEELELLFAGLQI
- the LOC140864885 gene encoding uncharacterized protein, yielding MGIWEVIGSTTEAVKRNVPDLTPLKNATRASYDLGSAACTRIDQAVRSNGFHGVTQWMPENKTIGLYASKFAKHTAHYALQEGYKLIPGGVAVSKILTSTLNDVKKENLRAEKLQASSLEKVVTPSIKEIVFHEGYPLKLATKETPEDVIRVFMMTEFCATRFLDDLMVPKVTRGKKTG